One window of Streptomyces sp. NBC_00273 genomic DNA carries:
- a CDS encoding S1 family peptidase, translating into MNKPLTGALLSLLLLGAAVTPAVAAPTTTPAPASPTANAPTAPEATAVAVDFAGTVALSNCSGSVVRAPGSQPNDLALVLSNGHCLESGFPAAGEVVKDRPSSRSFSLLNSAGSKVGTLRASKIAYATMTDTDISIYQLTRTYAQIQSQYGITALTLDGARPTQGSAIKVVSGYWKRIYSCKVDGFAYRLKEGDWTWKDSVRYTSACNTIGGTSGSPVVDTATGKVVAVNNTGNEDGARCTENNPCEVDQNGNVTVRQGINYAQQTYIVVPCIAPGNKIDLNRPGCVLPKP; encoded by the coding sequence ATGAACAAGCCTCTCACCGGCGCCTTACTCTCCCTGCTCCTCCTGGGAGCGGCGGTCACCCCCGCCGTGGCCGCGCCCACCACCACACCCGCACCCGCCTCGCCCACCGCCAACGCCCCCACCGCCCCCGAGGCCACCGCCGTCGCGGTCGACTTCGCGGGCACCGTGGCCCTCAGCAACTGTTCCGGTTCCGTCGTCCGCGCGCCCGGCTCCCAGCCGAACGACCTCGCGCTGGTCCTGTCCAACGGGCACTGCCTGGAGTCGGGCTTCCCCGCGGCCGGCGAGGTCGTCAAGGACCGCCCGTCCAGCCGCTCGTTCTCGCTGCTCAACTCGGCGGGATCGAAGGTCGGAACGCTCCGCGCGAGCAAGATCGCGTACGCGACGATGACCGACACCGACATCTCGATCTACCAGCTCACCCGCACCTACGCCCAGATCCAGAGCCAGTACGGCATCACCGCGCTCACCCTCGACGGCGCACGCCCGACCCAGGGCTCGGCCATCAAGGTGGTCTCCGGCTACTGGAAGCGGATCTACAGCTGCAAGGTGGACGGCTTCGCCTACCGCCTCAAGGAGGGCGACTGGACCTGGAAGGACTCGGTCCGTTACACCTCCGCCTGCAACACCATCGGCGGCACTTCCGGGTCACCGGTGGTCGACACGGCGACCGGCAAGGTCGTCGCCGTCAACAACACGGGCAATGAGGACGGCGCCCGCTGCACGGAGAACAACCCGTGCGAGGTCGACCAGAACGGCAACGTGACGGTCCGCCAGGGCATCAACTACGCACAGCAGACGTACATCGTCGTCCCCTGCATAGCACCCGGCAACAAGATCGATCTGAACCGCCCCGGCTGCGTGCTGCCCAAGCCTTAA
- a CDS encoding aldo/keto reductase produces the protein MTSQTTTADAAGTWNLGDLKINRIGFGAMRLPQTGEAFADDAVPRDRGRAIGVLRRAVELGVNHIDTAAFYFSPLRSANELINAALSPYPEDLVITTKVGPGRDPSGVWSHATPERLRGQVEENLRQLGRDHLDVVNLRIVGTGSIAERFGALAELREAGLVRHLGISNVTPEHLAEARAIAPVVCVQNMYGIGVRPEHDGFVRTCGEQGIAFVPFYSIAGTGRQAGASGAEHEAVRAVARAHGASPAQVRLAWTLGRGRHVLAIPGTGDPAHLDANVAAGALRLSEEDLAVLEAVHHG, from the coding sequence ATGACATCACAGACGACGACCGCGGACGCGGCGGGCACCTGGAACCTCGGCGACCTGAAGATCAATCGGATCGGCTTCGGCGCGATGCGCCTGCCCCAGACCGGCGAGGCGTTCGCGGACGACGCCGTACCCCGGGACCGCGGCCGGGCGATCGGCGTACTGCGCCGGGCGGTCGAGCTCGGGGTTAACCACATCGACACCGCCGCGTTCTACTTCTCGCCGCTGCGCTCCGCCAACGAGCTGATCAACGCCGCGCTGTCCCCCTACCCGGAGGACCTCGTGATCACCACCAAGGTCGGCCCGGGCCGGGACCCCTCCGGGGTGTGGAGCCACGCCACCCCGGAGCGGCTGCGCGGCCAGGTCGAGGAGAACCTGCGCCAGCTCGGGCGCGACCACCTCGACGTGGTGAACCTGCGCATCGTCGGGACCGGTTCCATCGCCGAGCGCTTCGGCGCGCTGGCCGAGCTCCGCGAGGCGGGCCTCGTCCGCCACCTCGGCATCTCCAACGTCACGCCCGAGCACCTCGCCGAGGCCCGGGCCATCGCGCCGGTGGTCTGCGTACAGAACATGTACGGGATCGGGGTGCGGCCCGAGCACGACGGGTTCGTGCGCACCTGCGGTGAGCAGGGCATCGCGTTCGTCCCCTTCTACTCCATCGCCGGGACCGGACGGCAGGCCGGCGCGAGCGGTGCCGAGCACGAGGCGGTGCGGGCCGTCGCCCGGGCGCACGGCGCGAGCCCGGCGCAGGTACGGCTGGCGTGGACGCTCGGGCGGGGGCGGCACGTTCTGGCCATTCCCGGCACCGGTGACCCGGCTCACCTCGACGCGAACGTGGCCGCGGGGGCCCTGCGCCTGTCCGAGGAGGATCTGGCCGTCCTGGAGGCCGTGCACCACGGCTGA